A single Triticum dicoccoides isolate Atlit2015 ecotype Zavitan chromosome 2A, WEW_v2.0, whole genome shotgun sequence DNA region contains:
- the LOC119355679 gene encoding uncharacterized protein LOC119355679 isoform X1, with amino-acid sequence MLESRGIVPAAARRARAGPCFHMLRTPPRSPTSFLLRAPAPFRDYLRSVRPSSSTCSATACTPSTSSACLPTAVIRRVRSSRGGRGRELGLLRSGQYVAATALSCPRGACCNAHERKRMRRRKKQSKLPRCCVPPQKCHGFVETETMQEEFSEHDELIHQMADILYTENMSR; translated from the exons ATGCTGGAGTCCCGGGGTATCGTCCCGGCCGCGGCAAGGAGAGCCCGGGCCGGCCCCTGCTTCCACATGCTCCGGACGCCACCGAGGTCCCCAACCTCCTTCCTCCTTCGTGCTCCTGCACCGTTCCGCGACTACCTCCGCTCGGTGCGGCCCTCGTCCTCAACATGTTCTGCGACTGCGTGCACGCCGTCGACGAGCTCGGCGTGCCTGCCTACGGCAGTGATCCGCCGAGTTCGGAGCTCGCGGGGAGGACGGGGACGGGAACTTGGACTGCTGCGCTCTGGACAATACGTTGCTGCTACTGCGCTGTCATGCCCGCGAGGTGCTTGTTGTAATGCCCATGAGAGAAAGAGGATGAGACGGCGGAAGAAACAGTCAAAACTGCCGCGCTGTTGT GTGCCGCCGCAGAAGTGCCACGGATTTGTAGAAACGGAGACGATGCAGGAGGAGTTCAGCGAGCACGAC GAACTCATTCACCAAATGGCAGATATACTGTACACTGAGAACATGTCTAGATGA
- the LOC119355679 gene encoding uncharacterized protein LOC119355679 isoform X2: MLESRGIVPAAARRARAGPCFHMLRTPPRSPTSFLLRAPAPFRDYLRSVRPSSSTCSATACTPSTSSACLPTAVIRRVRSSRGGRGRELGLLRSGQYVAATALSCPRGACCNAHERKRMRRRKKQSKLPRCCVPPQKCHGFVETETMQEEFSEHDTGAHNYGFELDPGRGG; this comes from the exons ATGCTGGAGTCCCGGGGTATCGTCCCGGCCGCGGCAAGGAGAGCCCGGGCCGGCCCCTGCTTCCACATGCTCCGGACGCCACCGAGGTCCCCAACCTCCTTCCTCCTTCGTGCTCCTGCACCGTTCCGCGACTACCTCCGCTCGGTGCGGCCCTCGTCCTCAACATGTTCTGCGACTGCGTGCACGCCGTCGACGAGCTCGGCGTGCCTGCCTACGGCAGTGATCCGCCGAGTTCGGAGCTCGCGGGGAGGACGGGGACGGGAACTTGGACTGCTGCGCTCTGGACAATACGTTGCTGCTACTGCGCTGTCATGCCCGCGAGGTGCTTGTTGTAATGCCCATGAGAGAAAGAGGATGAGACGGCGGAAGAAACAGTCAAAACTGCCGCGCTGTTGT GTGCCGCCGCAGAAGTGCCACGGATTTGTAGAAACGGAGACGATGCAGGAGGAGTTCAGCGAGCACGAC